Proteins encoded together in one Catellatospora citrea window:
- a CDS encoding helix-turn-helix transcriptional regulator, which yields MQGRRSEAASLERVLADARLGASAVLVLRGEAGIGKTALLEYASAHASGMHITAVSGVESEMELPYASLHQLCARMLDRLPQLPAPQHAALSVAFGLESGPPPDRFMVSLAVLSLLAGAATEQPLACLIDDAQWIDHASMQALSFVARRLQADPVAMIFAVREPVDPPVLAGLPQLVVAGLNDADALALLAAVRQMPLDPQVRDRIVAEAQGNPLALLQLPSFLAPAELTGGFWQPTGHSATSPIEDAYRQQVQALPEDTRQLLLIAATDSTGDAALVWRAAVARGITSAAATAAEAAGLVELGSRVRFRHPLVRSAVYRSASVTDRRAAHLALAEVTDPIHDPDRRAWHRARATTQPDESIASELEQSAARARSRGGAAATATFLSWATEMSPDPARRVARALAAAEAALAVGTVDRTHDLLAVAESGPLDDLQRARLERVRAKLVSTQVRGGDTARLLLDAAARMAPLDATLARDTLLEALGAAIFAGRLGPGEREVALATRAGPSAPVPPRVVDLLLDSVADRIIDGCVADADRLREALCAVRRQQDPEGVDSPDWLWLACMVIAQELWEDDAWHELTHHAVDIARRAGRLSVLPMALSYRANYLVHTGDFEAAAALIDEATAISEATHSTPVMYTSLLLHAWRAHEPESLDAIEAGARQARAQGEGRALALAEYATALLHNGLGQYSLAQDAATRACEYEDLGFHAWALIELIEAAVRGGDPVTAAAAFDRLAARTSTSTTGWARGVVARSRALLAGGPAADALYRQAIDELERCRITLHLARTRLVYGEWLRRENRRQESRIQLRAAYDAFTMAGADGFAERARRELTATGETVRKRGDSALSALTGQEAQIARLARDGLTNPEIAAQLFISPRTVEWHLRNVFTKLGVSSRRRLHTALPFAEPAQR from the coding sequence TTGCAGGGACGGCGGAGCGAGGCGGCCTCGCTGGAGCGTGTGCTGGCCGACGCCCGGTTGGGCGCCAGCGCGGTCCTGGTCCTGCGCGGCGAGGCCGGGATCGGAAAGACGGCGCTGCTGGAGTACGCCTCCGCGCACGCATCCGGGATGCACATCACCGCCGTCAGCGGAGTCGAATCCGAAATGGAGCTGCCCTACGCCAGCTTGCACCAACTCTGCGCACGAATGCTGGACCGGCTGCCGCAGCTGCCCGCCCCGCAGCACGCGGCGCTGTCTGTCGCGTTCGGGCTGGAGTCCGGTCCGCCCCCGGATCGTTTCATGGTCAGCCTGGCGGTGCTCAGCCTGCTCGCCGGGGCGGCGACCGAACAGCCCCTGGCCTGTCTCATCGACGATGCGCAGTGGATCGACCATGCCTCCATGCAGGCACTGTCCTTCGTGGCCAGGCGGCTGCAGGCTGATCCGGTCGCGATGATCTTCGCGGTACGCGAGCCGGTCGACCCACCCGTGCTGGCAGGCCTTCCCCAACTCGTCGTGGCCGGGCTGAACGACGCCGACGCACTCGCGCTGCTCGCCGCCGTCCGGCAGATGCCCCTCGACCCCCAGGTACGCGACCGGATAGTGGCCGAGGCCCAGGGCAACCCGCTCGCCCTGCTGCAACTGCCCAGCTTCCTCGCGCCTGCCGAACTCACGGGAGGCTTCTGGCAGCCGACGGGACACTCCGCGACGAGCCCCATCGAGGACGCATACCGCCAGCAGGTCCAGGCACTGCCGGAGGACACCCGCCAGCTGCTGCTGATCGCCGCGACCGATTCCACCGGCGACGCCGCCCTGGTCTGGCGCGCTGCCGTGGCCCGCGGTATCACCTCGGCCGCCGCGACCGCCGCCGAGGCGGCCGGGCTGGTCGAACTCGGCAGTCGAGTGCGGTTCCGCCACCCACTCGTACGCTCAGCCGTGTACCGCAGCGCGAGTGTCACCGACCGGCGTGCCGCGCATCTGGCGCTGGCCGAGGTCACCGATCCGATACACGACCCCGACCGTCGGGCATGGCACCGCGCCCGCGCCACCACCCAGCCCGACGAGAGCATCGCCTCCGAACTCGAGCAGTCCGCCGCCCGGGCGCGCAGCAGGGGCGGCGCCGCCGCGACAGCGACCTTCCTCAGCTGGGCGACCGAGATGAGCCCTGACCCGGCCCGCAGGGTCGCCCGTGCGCTGGCCGCCGCCGAGGCCGCACTCGCTGTCGGCACCGTGGACCGCACCCATGACCTGCTGGCGGTCGCGGAGTCGGGGCCCCTGGACGACCTGCAGCGCGCCCGGCTGGAGCGGGTGCGCGCGAAACTGGTGTCGACGCAGGTGCGCGGCGGTGACACGGCGCGTCTGCTGCTCGATGCCGCCGCCAGGATGGCGCCGCTCGACGCCACCCTCGCCCGCGACACGCTGCTCGAAGCCCTCGGGGCGGCCATCTTCGCAGGCCGGCTCGGGCCCGGCGAACGTGAGGTCGCGCTGGCGACCCGCGCCGGACCCTCGGCTCCCGTGCCGCCGCGGGTAGTTGACCTGCTGCTGGACAGCGTCGCCGACCGGATCATCGACGGCTGTGTCGCCGACGCCGACAGGCTGCGCGAGGCGCTGTGCGCCGTGCGCCGGCAGCAGGACCCCGAAGGGGTCGACAGCCCCGACTGGCTGTGGCTGGCCTGCATGGTGATCGCCCAGGAACTGTGGGAGGACGACGCGTGGCACGAGCTGACCCACCACGCCGTCGACATCGCCCGCCGGGCGGGAAGGTTGTCCGTCCTGCCGATGGCACTCAGTTACCGAGCGAACTACCTCGTGCACACCGGCGACTTCGAAGCCGCGGCGGCACTCATCGACGAGGCAACCGCGATCTCGGAGGCGACGCACAGCACCCCCGTGATGTACACCTCGCTGCTGCTGCACGCCTGGCGGGCACACGAGCCCGAATCGCTGGACGCCATCGAGGCCGGCGCCCGGCAGGCGAGAGCCCAGGGCGAGGGACGCGCGCTGGCCCTGGCCGAGTACGCCACCGCGCTCCTGCACAACGGCCTCGGTCAATACAGCCTCGCGCAGGACGCCGCCACCCGTGCATGCGAGTACGAGGACCTGGGGTTCCATGCCTGGGCACTGATCGAGCTGATCGAGGCCGCGGTCCGCGGCGGCGACCCGGTCACCGCCGCGGCCGCGTTCGACAGGCTCGCGGCGCGGACCAGCACCAGTACGACCGGTTGGGCGCGCGGCGTCGTAGCCCGGTCACGTGCCCTGCTGGCCGGCGGCCCAGCCGCCGACGCGCTCTACCGGCAGGCAATCGACGAGCTCGAACGTTGCCGGATCACCCTCCACCTGGCACGGACCCGGCTCGTCTACGGCGAATGGCTGCGCCGCGAGAACCGTCGTCAGGAGAGCCGCATCCAGCTTCGTGCCGCGTACGACGCCTTTACCATGGCCGGCGCCGACGGCTTCGCAGAGCGAGCCCGCCGGGAGCTGACCGCGACGGGGGAGACCGTACGCAAGCGCGGCGACAGCGCACTGAGCGCACTGACCGGCCAGGAAGCCCAGATCGCCAGACTCGCCCGCGACGGCCTCACCAACCCGGAGATCGCCGCCCAGCTGTTCATCAGCCCGCGCACCGTCGAGTGGCACCTGCGCAACGTGTTCACCAAACTCGGCGTGAGCTCACGCCGCCGCCTGCACACGGCGCTGCCGTTCGCCGAGCCGGCGCAGAGGTGA
- a CDS encoding putative bifunctional diguanylate cyclase/phosphodiesterase, with protein sequence MTTPVTTTDHALRTLPGDTQASGHVATCLDVAAYPPPQQPPPDPHVCGRQAMHDPLTRLPNRTTFRQALLAATSSGVAEPPIGLCHLDIDGFTAINHTLGHDIGDQLLQAIAARLTARLGADCLLARTGSDEFSILVAATAAGADLAHTADTIQQVIHRPFEVAGQRLHMTASVGVVAHSPSLGPAGDLMSAAEAALAQAKAGGRGRIRHFDPEQHARQVARHEIAQALPQALERGELFVEYQPMVRAGDGELYGVEALARWHHPEQGRLGPAQFIPVAEDTGLIGDVGRFVLRTACAQAARWNVRHPGRRLVMSVNLAPAQADDPAFAAHVAGLLGQHGIDPALLQLEVTETAMIPATGHAVETLHALARLGVRIAIDDFGTGYANLTNLRSLPVHQVKLARQFVFSAADESTDQVDCVLIEMVVRLARSLGLGVIAEGVESEAQVEKLRLLGCDIIQGYVYGAPQSPEAIEARLGAPAGQPPRRSGKDDAI encoded by the coding sequence GTGACGACCCCAGTAACCACGACCGATCACGCCCTCCGCACGTTGCCTGGTGACACCCAGGCAAGCGGGCACGTCGCCACCTGCCTCGACGTCGCCGCGTACCCGCCGCCGCAGCAGCCCCCGCCCGACCCGCACGTCTGCGGCCGACAGGCCATGCACGACCCGCTGACCCGACTACCGAACCGCACCACGTTCCGGCAGGCACTGCTCGCCGCCACGTCCTCCGGCGTCGCCGAGCCGCCGATCGGGCTGTGTCACCTGGACATCGACGGGTTCACCGCGATCAACCACACGCTCGGCCACGACATCGGCGACCAACTGCTGCAGGCGATCGCAGCGCGCCTGACCGCCCGGCTCGGGGCGGACTGCCTGCTCGCGCGTACCGGCAGCGACGAGTTCTCCATCCTGGTCGCCGCGACAGCAGCCGGCGCCGACCTCGCCCACACGGCCGACACGATCCAGCAGGTGATCCACCGGCCCTTCGAGGTGGCCGGACAACGGCTGCACATGACCGCGAGCGTCGGTGTCGTCGCGCACAGCCCATCACTCGGCCCAGCCGGTGACCTGATGAGCGCCGCCGAAGCCGCACTGGCGCAGGCCAAGGCTGGCGGCCGCGGCCGCATCCGCCATTTCGACCCGGAGCAGCACGCCCGCCAGGTCGCCCGGCACGAGATCGCCCAGGCGCTGCCGCAGGCGCTGGAACGCGGCGAGCTGTTCGTGGAGTACCAGCCGATGGTGCGCGCCGGCGACGGCGAGCTGTACGGCGTCGAGGCGCTGGCCCGGTGGCATCATCCCGAGCAGGGCCGGCTCGGCCCCGCACAGTTCATCCCGGTCGCCGAGGACACCGGGCTGATCGGCGACGTCGGCCGGTTCGTGCTGCGTACCGCCTGCGCGCAGGCCGCGCGGTGGAACGTCCGCCATCCCGGCCGCCGTCTGGTCATGAGCGTGAACCTCGCCCCGGCGCAGGCCGACGACCCGGCGTTCGCCGCGCACGTGGCCGGCCTGCTCGGGCAGCACGGCATCGACCCGGCACTGCTGCAGTTGGAGGTCACCGAGACCGCCATGATTCCGGCCACCGGGCACGCTGTGGAGACGCTCCACGCGCTCGCCCGCCTAGGTGTGCGTATCGCGATCGACGACTTCGGCACCGGCTACGCCAACCTCACCAACCTGCGGTCGCTGCCCGTGCACCAGGTCAAGCTCGCCCGGCAGTTCGTCTTCTCGGCCGCCGACGAGAGCACCGACCAGGTCGACTGCGTACTGATCGAGATGGTCGTCCGGCTCGCCCGCAGTCTCGGCCTCGGTGTGATCGCCGAAGGGGTCGAGTCCGAGGCCCAGGTCGAGAAGCTGCGACTGCTCGGCTGCGACATCATCCAGGGGTACGTCTACGGCGCGCCGCAGTCACCCGAAGCCATCGAGGCCCGGCTGGGCGCACCCGCCGGGCAGCCGCCACGCCGGTCCGGAAAGGACGATGCGATATGA
- a CDS encoding SDR family oxidoreductase, with protein sequence MKITVIGATGLIGEHLTRCLRARGHHVTAASPSAGVDAFAGAGLSTAVAGADAVVDVSDAPSFGEARAMDFFQTAGRNLLSTELAARVRHHVALSVVGADLMPTSTYMRAKVAQEQLIGYGLVPYTIVRSTQFFEFVSGIADPRGADGRAICLSPVLMQPIAAGDTAAILADVAEGTPREGRVDIAGPERMRQDDLVRRLLAARHDPRDVVSDRTFYYFGAAVDDTTLVPAHPWRLGGTRPSDWLASCRARGRHR encoded by the coding sequence ATGAAGATCACCGTCATCGGCGCAACCGGCCTCATCGGCGAGCACCTCACCCGATGCCTGCGGGCCCGCGGCCACCACGTCACCGCGGCCTCGCCCAGCGCCGGCGTCGACGCCTTCGCCGGCGCGGGCCTGAGCACGGCGGTGGCCGGGGCGGACGCCGTCGTCGACGTGAGCGACGCGCCGTCGTTCGGCGAGGCCCGTGCCATGGACTTCTTCCAGACCGCCGGGCGCAACCTGCTCTCCACCGAGCTGGCCGCCCGGGTACGCCACCACGTCGCGCTGTCGGTCGTCGGTGCCGACCTGATGCCCACCAGCACCTACATGCGCGCGAAGGTCGCCCAGGAGCAGCTGATCGGGTACGGACTGGTGCCGTACACGATCGTGCGCAGCACCCAGTTCTTCGAGTTCGTGAGCGGCATCGCCGACCCGCGCGGCGCCGACGGCAGAGCGATCTGCCTGTCCCCGGTGCTCATGCAGCCGATCGCCGCCGGTGACACGGCCGCGATCCTGGCCGACGTCGCCGAAGGCACCCCCCGCGAGGGCCGCGTCGACATCGCGGGGCCCGAGCGGATGCGACAGGACGACCTGGTCCGGCGGCTGCTGGCCGCCCGGCACGACCCGCGCGACGTGGTGAGCGACCGGACGTTCTACTACTTCGGCGCGGCCGTCGACGACACGACGCTCGTGCCCGCCCACCCGTGGCGGCTGGGCGGCACCCGCCCGTCGGACTGGCTCGCCTCCTGTCGCGCCCGAGGACGCCATCGCTGA
- a CDS encoding alpha/beta fold hydrolase, producing the protein MDLRTRNNVTFAGPPDAPVVVLSHGFGCDQNMWRHLVPELSRTHRVVLFDHVGSGRADPAAWDEARYAALNGYADDVLQLLEGLDLPQVTFVGHSVSAMIGVLAANADPRRIAALVLVTPSPCYLDDGPYRGGFTHEDIDELLASLDSNYLGWSATMAPVIMGNADRPELGDELTNSFCRTDPAMAAVFARATFLADNRADLPAVSVPTLILQCTHDAIAPPEVGAYVHEHIRDSQLVTLPATGHCPQLSAPEATASAIGRFLARSA; encoded by the coding sequence ATGGATCTCCGCACGCGAAACAATGTCACCTTCGCCGGGCCGCCGGACGCGCCGGTGGTCGTGTTGTCGCACGGGTTCGGCTGTGACCAGAACATGTGGCGGCACCTGGTGCCGGAGTTGTCGCGTACGCACCGGGTGGTCCTGTTCGATCATGTCGGTTCGGGCCGAGCTGACCCTGCCGCATGGGACGAGGCGCGGTATGCCGCTCTCAACGGCTACGCCGACGACGTGCTGCAACTCTTGGAAGGACTGGACCTGCCGCAGGTGACGTTCGTCGGTCACTCGGTGAGCGCGATGATCGGAGTGCTGGCGGCCAACGCCGACCCCCGACGCATCGCCGCCCTTGTGCTGGTGACGCCCTCGCCGTGCTACCTCGACGACGGGCCCTACCGGGGCGGTTTCACCCACGAGGATATCGATGAACTGCTGGCATCATTGGACAGCAACTACCTCGGCTGGTCAGCCACCATGGCACCAGTGATCATGGGTAACGCCGACCGCCCTGAGCTGGGCGACGAACTGACCAACAGCTTCTGCCGCACCGACCCCGCCATGGCTGCGGTATTCGCCCGAGCCACGTTCCTCGCGGACAACCGCGCGGATCTGCCGGCAGTCTCGGTGCCCACACTGATCCTGCAGTGCACCCACGACGCGATCGCACCGCCGGAAGTTGGAGCTTACGTCCACGAGCACATCCGTGACAGTCAGCTGGTCACTCTGCCCGCGACTGGGCACTGCCCGCAGCTCAGTGCCCCTGAGGCCACCGCCTCGGCGATCGGCCGGTTCCTCGCCCGGTCCGCGTGA
- a CDS encoding PP2C family protein-serine/threonine phosphatase, translated as MSSEPGRQQTAGSPFPAMLEDNIDDLYEHAPCGNLTTLLDGTIAKVNATLLDWLGYTRDEVVGVRRFADLLTVGGKLYHETHYAPLLALQGEIAGIALELRTSDGRRLPVLVSSTVKTGSDDRPQLIRTVVFDARDRRAYEQELLRARQAAEQDRERLRHLVAALQASLLPDTLPTPPAMTTAAHYHMASPDQVGGDFYDLFALDGDRWGFFLGDVCGKGIEAAAITALARYTLRAAAVYDPDPAAVISNLNTVLYQEYRNSGHRYCTVVFGVLSSPAADGSRTAAIAGGGHPAALLTRADGSTRYQNTTSGPIVGIIPEAAFTTNTLTLRPGDTLLLYSDGILEARSGGPETMFGEDALREAVNAVDPADAPNVIVALITVLAALGDSVDDDVALMALGISDGQTGR; from the coding sequence GTGAGCAGCGAACCTGGCCGGCAGCAGACGGCCGGCTCGCCGTTCCCGGCGATGCTGGAGGACAACATCGACGATCTTTACGAGCATGCGCCCTGCGGCAACCTGACGACCCTGCTCGACGGCACCATCGCGAAAGTCAACGCGACCCTGCTGGACTGGCTCGGCTACACCCGCGACGAAGTCGTCGGTGTGCGGCGCTTCGCCGACCTGCTGACCGTCGGCGGCAAGCTCTACCACGAAACCCACTACGCACCGCTACTGGCACTCCAGGGCGAGATCGCCGGGATCGCCCTGGAGCTACGGACCAGCGACGGGCGCCGGCTGCCGGTGCTGGTCTCCTCCACCGTCAAAACCGGCAGCGACGACCGGCCGCAGCTGATCCGTACCGTGGTCTTCGACGCCCGTGATCGGCGCGCCTACGAGCAAGAACTGCTGCGAGCCCGCCAAGCCGCCGAACAAGACCGCGAGCGGCTACGCCACCTGGTCGCCGCCCTGCAGGCCAGCCTGCTGCCCGACACCCTGCCGACACCGCCGGCCATGACCACCGCCGCCCACTACCACATGGCCTCCCCGGACCAGGTCGGCGGCGATTTCTACGACCTGTTCGCTCTCGACGGCGACCGGTGGGGCTTCTTCCTCGGAGACGTCTGCGGCAAAGGCATCGAAGCCGCCGCCATCACCGCGCTGGCCCGGTACACACTGCGCGCAGCCGCGGTCTACGACCCGGACCCGGCCGCGGTGATCAGCAACCTCAACACGGTGCTCTATCAGGAATACCGCAACAGCGGGCACCGCTACTGCACCGTCGTGTTCGGTGTTCTGTCCAGCCCGGCCGCCGACGGCTCACGCACCGCCGCCATCGCCGGTGGCGGCCACCCGGCCGCGCTGCTGACCCGCGCCGACGGCAGCACCAGGTACCAGAACACCACCAGCGGACCCATCGTCGGCATCATCCCCGAAGCCGCCTTCACCACCAACACGCTGACCCTGCGCCCCGGCGACACCCTGCTCCTGTACTCCGACGGGATACTCGAGGCCCGTAGCGGCGGGCCCGAGACCATGTTCGGCGAAGACGCGCTACGAGAAGCCGTCAACGCCGTCGACCCCGCCGACGCGCCCAACGTCATCGTTGCCCTCATCACGGTCCTGGCCGCACTCGGCGACAGCGTCGACGACGACGTCGCCCTGATGGCACTCGGGATCTCCGATGGCCAGACCGGGCGCTAG
- a CDS encoding alkene reductase gives MTSIFDSYQLGNLRVSNRIVMSPMTRNRAAADGSPTPSMATYYAQRATAGLIITEATQPSPQGQSAPHTPGLHSDEHVAAWRQVTAAVHANGGRIFAQLLHAGRVSHPEIAGHHPVAPSAVALNAELFTPRGLLPAPVPLVLSTGEVKDQVEAFAAAARRAVDAGFDGVELQGASGYLIQQFLSSNANQRTDAYGGSITGRIRFAVEVAEAVADAVGADRVGIRVSPGGQVWEIVEDDVPQLYSTLIEALAPIGLAYVHAQATIDDDVLIALRKAWPHAFIVNPGGKFGPQHTDRAMADHWLASGADLVSFGRAYIANPDLVERLRTGAPLTESDRNTWYGGSDAGYLDYVSYQH, from the coding sequence GTGACCAGCATCTTCGACAGCTACCAGCTTGGCAACCTCCGCGTCTCCAACCGCATCGTGATGTCACCGATGACCCGGAACCGCGCCGCTGCGGACGGATCGCCCACGCCGTCAATGGCGACGTACTACGCCCAGCGAGCCACCGCAGGACTCATCATCACCGAGGCCACACAGCCCAGCCCGCAGGGACAGTCGGCCCCCCACACCCCCGGACTGCACAGCGACGAACATGTCGCCGCGTGGCGGCAGGTGACCGCCGCCGTACACGCCAACGGCGGCAGGATCTTCGCGCAGCTGCTGCACGCGGGACGGGTCAGCCACCCCGAGATCGCCGGTCACCACCCGGTCGCGCCCTCGGCAGTCGCCCTCAACGCCGAACTGTTCACCCCCCGGGGACTGCTGCCCGCACCCGTCCCCCTCGTCCTCTCGACGGGAGAGGTCAAGGACCAAGTGGAGGCGTTCGCCGCCGCGGCGCGCCGCGCTGTCGACGCGGGCTTCGACGGTGTGGAACTGCAGGGTGCCAGCGGCTACCTGATCCAGCAGTTCCTGTCCTCGAACGCCAACCAGCGCACCGACGCCTACGGCGGCTCCATCACGGGCCGCATCCGCTTCGCCGTCGAGGTGGCCGAGGCGGTTGCCGACGCCGTCGGCGCTGATCGCGTCGGTATCCGCGTCTCCCCCGGGGGCCAGGTCTGGGAGATCGTCGAGGACGACGTCCCGCAGCTCTACTCCACCCTGATCGAGGCGCTGGCGCCGATCGGGCTCGCCTACGTCCACGCTCAGGCCACCATCGACGACGACGTGCTCATCGCGCTGCGTAAGGCGTGGCCCCACGCGTTCATCGTCAACCCGGGCGGCAAGTTCGGCCCCCAGCACACCGACCGGGCGATGGCTGACCACTGGCTCGCCAGCGGCGCAGACCTGGTCAGCTTCGGCCGTGCCTACATCGCCAACCCCGACCTGGTGGAGCGCTTGCGCACCGGGGCGCCGTTGACCGAGAGCGACCGCAACACCTGGTATGGCGGCAGCGATGCAGGCTACCTGGATTACGTGAGCTACCAGCACTGA
- a CDS encoding MerR family transcriptional regulator gives MRIGEVAARSGVSVRALRYYEEQNLLASERSLSGQRHYPDSAVDRVRLIQHLFRAGVPSRSVAEILPCLVAGKAVTSALLDRLKAERDRIDKQIAELVATRDTLDAGIAEAAAKAAEGAPCRLV, from the coding sequence ATGCGTATCGGCGAGGTCGCGGCAAGGTCCGGGGTCAGCGTGCGGGCGTTGCGCTACTACGAGGAGCAGAACCTGCTGGCGTCCGAGCGCAGCCTCAGTGGGCAGCGGCACTATCCGGACAGCGCCGTCGACCGGGTCCGTTTGATACAGCATCTTTTCCGGGCTGGGGTGCCGAGCAGGTCGGTAGCAGAGATCCTGCCGTGCCTGGTGGCCGGCAAGGCGGTGACGTCGGCCCTGCTCGACCGGCTGAAGGCGGAAAGAGACCGCATCGACAAGCAGATCGCCGAGCTCGTCGCGACCCGCGACACGCTCGACGCCGGCATCGCCGAGGCCGCCGCCAAAGCTGCCGAGGGTGCGCCGTGTCGCCTGGTCTGA
- a CDS encoding TetR/AcrR family transcriptional regulator yields MSTASPTRRPGGRSAAVLTAVRQAVEELVQERGSERMTIPMVAERAGVNPTSIYRRWGDAATMINELATYRLSPNRPLPDTGDLREDLIRWAQEIVVHFRDPSVAALLRGSTASAGAGASDCLRDRRAEAVGLVERAENAIVVDEVVDHVIAPIVFRVLYLPETLDDDLAADLVDRLFSER; encoded by the coding sequence ATGTCCACCGCATCGCCGACCCGTCGCCCCGGAGGCCGCAGCGCCGCCGTGCTGACCGCCGTCCGCCAGGCGGTCGAAGAGTTGGTGCAGGAGCGGGGCAGTGAGCGGATGACCATCCCCATGGTCGCCGAGCGAGCGGGCGTCAACCCCACCAGTATCTACCGACGCTGGGGCGACGCCGCCACAATGATCAACGAGCTGGCCACCTACCGGCTTTCGCCGAACCGGCCGTTGCCCGACACCGGCGACCTGCGCGAGGACCTGATTCGGTGGGCGCAGGAGATCGTGGTTCATTTCCGCGACCCGAGCGTCGCGGCGCTGTTGCGCGGGAGCACCGCTTCGGCAGGAGCCGGCGCCTCGGATTGCCTGCGCGACCGCCGTGCCGAGGCCGTGGGCCTGGTCGAGCGAGCCGAGAACGCGATCGTCGTCGACGAGGTGGTCGACCACGTGATCGCGCCGATCGTGTTCCGCGTGTTGTACCTGCCCGAGACCCTCGACGACGATCTGGCCGCAGACCTCGTCGACCGCCTGTTCAGCGAGCGCTGA
- a CDS encoding winged helix-turn-helix transcriptional regulator, protein MTTETMTLTGTLADRDAWTADLCSIDLALGVVGTRSGMLIMREAHYGTTRYDDFVSRVGVTEKVAAGRLRDLVDAGLLERRPYREPGSRTRHEYVLTPAGADLAPVLLALMQWGDRHLTGVRGPALQARHHGCGAPVTVQACCSRGHTVVGEGIALSTTRRG, encoded by the coding sequence GTGACAACCGAGACGATGACCTTGACGGGCACCCTCGCCGATCGCGACGCCTGGACGGCGGACCTCTGCTCGATCGACCTAGCCCTGGGGGTCGTCGGGACCCGCTCCGGCATGCTGATCATGCGGGAGGCCCACTACGGCACCACCCGCTACGACGACTTTGTCAGCCGGGTCGGCGTGACCGAGAAGGTCGCCGCAGGCAGGCTGCGCGACCTGGTCGACGCCGGCCTGCTCGAACGCCGCCCCTACCGCGAACCCGGCTCGCGCACCCGGCACGAGTACGTGCTCACCCCGGCCGGCGCCGACCTCGCCCCGGTCCTGCTCGCCCTGATGCAATGGGGCGACCGGCATCTCACCGGCGTACGCGGCCCCGCCCTGCAGGCGCGCCACCACGGGTGCGGTGCGCCCGTGACGGTCCAGGCTTGCTGCTCCCGAGGGCACACCGTGGTCGGCGAGGGCATCGCGCTCAGCACGACCCGTCGAGGATGA
- a CDS encoding thiolase family protein: protein MRDAVIVEVVRTPIGRAKPGGALTGVHPVELLGQTLLALLDRTGIDPELVDDVIGGCVDQVGEQAKNTTRNAWLAAGLPESVPATTVDRQCGSSQQAVHFAAQGVISGAYDIAIACGVESMSRVPMWSNVPPGTDPFGPSLPARYDGGLVPQGISAELIAAQWSIGRTRMDAYAAESHQRAAAAQAAGLFAAELAPVPTPTGLATADESIRPATTPEVLAGLRPAFVDPTFSDRFPQINWSVTAGNSSPVNDGASAVLITSSDTAARLGLRPRARLHSFAVTGSDPLLMLTGVIPATRKVLQRAGLDLADIDLFEVNEAFAAVVLAWIAETGADPAKVNVNGGAIALGHPLGASGTRLMATLVNAMEQRGARYGLQTMCEAGGLANATVLEAIR from the coding sequence ATGCGTGACGCGGTCATCGTCGAAGTCGTCCGCACCCCCATCGGCCGGGCCAAGCCCGGCGGCGCGCTCACCGGCGTGCATCCGGTCGAGCTGCTCGGGCAGACACTGCTCGCCCTGCTCGACCGGACCGGCATCGACCCGGAACTGGTCGACGACGTCATCGGCGGCTGCGTCGACCAGGTCGGCGAGCAGGCCAAGAACACGACCCGCAACGCGTGGCTCGCCGCCGGGCTGCCCGAATCCGTGCCGGCGACCACCGTGGACCGGCAGTGCGGCTCCTCGCAGCAGGCGGTGCACTTCGCCGCACAGGGCGTCATCAGCGGGGCGTACGACATCGCGATCGCCTGCGGTGTCGAGTCGATGAGCCGGGTGCCCATGTGGTCCAACGTGCCGCCGGGCACCGACCCGTTCGGTCCCTCGCTGCCCGCCCGGTACGACGGCGGACTCGTGCCGCAGGGCATCAGCGCCGAGCTCATCGCCGCGCAGTGGTCGATCGGCCGCACCCGGATGGACGCCTACGCCGCCGAGTCCCACCAGCGCGCCGCTGCCGCACAGGCCGCCGGCCTGTTCGCCGCGGAACTCGCCCCCGTCCCCACCCCGACCGGACTGGCCACCGCCGACGAGTCAATCCGACCCGCCACCACACCAGAAGTGCTGGCCGGGCTTCGTCCGGCCTTCGTCGATCCGACTTTCAGCGACCGCTTCCCGCAGATCAACTGGTCCGTCACCGCGGGCAACAGCAGCCCCGTCAACGACGGAGCATCGGCTGTGCTCATCACCTCCAGCGACACCGCCGCGCGGCTCGGGTTGCGGCCCAGGGCCCGGCTGCACAGCTTCGCGGTCACCGGATCAGACCCGCTACTCATGCTCACCGGCGTCATCCCCGCCACCCGCAAGGTGCTGCAACGGGCCGGACTCGACTTGGCCGACATCGACCTGTTCGAGGTCAACGAGGCCTTCGCCGCCGTCGTCCTGGCGTGGATCGCCGAAACCGGAGCCGACCCAGCCAAGGTCAACGTCAACGGCGGCGCCATCGCCCTGGGCCATCCGCTGGGCGCCAGCGGCACCCGCCTGATGGCGACCCTAGTCAACGCCATGGAACAGCGCGGCGCCCGCTACGGGCTACAGACCATGTGTGAGGCCGGCGGCCTGGCCAACGCCACCGTGCTCGAAGCCATCCGCTGA